A region of Desulforamulus hydrothermalis Lam5 = DSM 18033 DNA encodes the following proteins:
- a CDS encoding demethylmenaquinone methyltransferase, whose product MQQYNGKSKEEFVHGVFSAIAHRYDLMNTTLSFNRDKYWRRFAVSQTGLQPGGVALDVACGTGMLSIELARVAGKTGRVIGLDFCESMLAQAVRNIEKTPYKNNIELVQGNAMSLPFADNTFDCATIGFALRNVPDVAGCIAEMRRVVRPGGRVVSLELAKPSAPVFKQLYYLYFDQLVPLLGKLGVGKDGPYRWLPNSLKMFPHQSVVRDIFTQVGLRDAVYHELTGGIVAVHVGTK is encoded by the coding sequence GTGCAGCAGTACAACGGGAAAAGCAAAGAGGAGTTTGTGCACGGGGTATTTTCCGCCATCGCACACCGCTATGATTTAATGAATACAACCCTCAGTTTTAACCGGGATAAATATTGGCGGCGGTTTGCGGTGTCGCAAACCGGTTTGCAGCCCGGGGGGGTGGCACTGGATGTAGCCTGTGGTACAGGCATGTTGTCCATCGAACTGGCGAGGGTTGCAGGAAAGACCGGCCGGGTGATCGGCTTGGACTTTTGTGAAAGCATGTTGGCGCAGGCTGTACGCAATATTGAAAAAACGCCTTACAAAAATAATATTGAGCTGGTTCAGGGCAACGCCATGAGCCTGCCCTTTGCAGATAATACTTTCGATTGTGCCACCATTGGCTTTGCTTTAAGAAATGTTCCCGATGTGGCGGGTTGTATTGCAGAAATGAGGCGGGTGGTAAGACCCGGCGGCCGGGTGGTGTCATTGGAGCTGGCTAAGCCCAGTGCGCCCGTCTTTAAACAACTGTATTATTTATATTTTGACCAACTGGTTCCTCTGTTGGGCAAATTAGGTGTGGGCAAAGACGGGCCTTACCGCTGGTTGCCCAATTCTTTGAAAATGTTTCCCCACCAGTCTGTGGTCAGGGATATTTTTACCCAGGTCGGACTGCGGGATGCCGTATACCATGAACTGACCGGCGGCATTGTAGCGGTGCATGTAGGCACCAAATAA
- the speD gene encoding adenosylmethionine decarboxylase yields MKPLGRHVLAEIYGCEFDILNDVKKVEEIMVNAALETGAEVREVVFHKFSPQGVSGVVVISESHLAIHTWPELGYAAVDVFTCGDTVNPWDACNFLTREFGAKDMAAQETKRGILPGMAPRLVAVNS; encoded by the coding sequence ATGAAACCTTTGGGCCGCCATGTCTTGGCAGAAATCTATGGCTGTGAATTTGACATCCTCAACGATGTGAAGAAGGTTGAGGAAATTATGGTTAACGCAGCTCTGGAAACTGGGGCTGAGGTCCGTGAAGTAGTATTCCATAAGTTTAGTCCACAGGGTGTTAGCGGTGTTGTTGTTATCAGCGAAAGCCACCTTGCCATTCATACATGGCCCGAATTAGGCTATGCTGCGGTCGATGTATTCACCTGCGGTGATACCGTAAATCCGTGGGATGCATGCAATTTCTTAACCAGAGAATTTGGTGCTAAGGATATGGCTGCTCAGGAGACTAAGAGAGGAATCCTGCCTGGAATGGCGCCGCGTTTGGTGGCCGTAAACTCATAG
- a CDS encoding polyprenyl synthetase family protein produces the protein MSGDVFASIREDIQIIHNNISQHLFIKAGHVGDYAHLEFSPLDNFIRPALVLSAANLYNCRSAKVISLGAIVQFIFMASQIHKNIPETVVPSHRPDPRDGTQFPVLVGDYLYGKFFTTLCQAGLLPYLRPLAEMIGLIHEGGILRRRHLHALEENHQLVQEIVRLETAELMAGAARLAGHLAGAPDTDREYLYQYGINLGMVYGLGQKNMLSVLGLQYIERALAALEQLPNRPEKAMLEYLVRSLSLTEDIRKVV, from the coding sequence ATGTCAGGCGACGTCTTCGCAAGCATCCGGGAAGATATTCAAATTATTCACAATAATATTTCGCAACATCTATTCATTAAAGCCGGGCATGTGGGGGACTATGCCCATTTGGAGTTTTCCCCCTTAGACAATTTTATACGCCCAGCATTGGTATTAAGTGCTGCTAACTTATATAACTGCAGGTCTGCCAAGGTAATCTCCCTTGGCGCAATTGTGCAGTTTATTTTTATGGCTTCCCAGATTCATAAAAACATTCCGGAAACAGTTGTGCCATCCCATCGGCCGGACCCCAGAGACGGCACCCAGTTTCCGGTTTTGGTGGGCGATTACCTGTACGGCAAGTTTTTTACCACCCTCTGCCAAGCGGGTCTTTTGCCCTACCTGCGCCCCCTGGCGGAAATGATTGGCCTGATCCATGAGGGAGGTATCTTGCGCCGGCGGCATCTTCATGCATTGGAAGAAAATCACCAGTTAGTTCAGGAAATAGTTCGCTTAGAAACTGCCGAGTTAATGGCGGGGGCGGCCCGCTTGGCCGGGCATCTGGCAGGGGCGCCGGACACCGACCGGGAGTACCTGTACCAGTATGGTATAAATTTAGGTATGGTTTACGGCCTGGGGCAAAAAAATATGCTGTCCGTCCTGGGTTTACAATATATTGAAAGAGCCTTGGCAGCATTGGAACAACTGCCCAATCGACCGGAAAAAGCCATGTTGGAATATCTGGTGCGGTCTTTGTCTTTAACGGAGGACATTCGCAAGGTTGTATAA
- a CDS encoding menaquinone biosynthesis decarboxylase — translation MAYQDLREYIKTLENKGLLKRITTEVSVDLEITEITDRVCKMGGPTLLFENVKGYDMPVVTNLMGSLEHMKLALQVNHLDDIGRQIMEFLQPPELPTGFIDKLKALPKLAQLSSFIPKTVRTGPCKEVIIKDKPSLAALPVLKCWPLDGGPFITLPLVFTKDPDTGRRNVGMYRMQVYDETTTGMHWHKHKDGAENYRKQKNKKQRLEVAVALGADPACIFSAIAPMPPGIDEMLLAGFIRKEPVEMVKCETVDIEVPARSEIILEGYVDPAETRWEGPFGDHTGYYSLADYYPVFHLTCITHRKRPIYPATIVGKPPIEDNFIGKAIERTFLPLLRLQLPEVVDMNMPPEGVFHNCVIVSIKKRYPGHAKKVMNALWGMGQMMFAKLIVVVDDHVDVQNLSEVAWRVFNNIDARRDVLIVDGPLDALDHSSPTPYYGAKMGIDATRKWPAEGHPREWPADIVMSEDIKALVDRKWKEYGF, via the coding sequence GTGGCCTATCAAGATTTGCGTGAATATATAAAAACCTTGGAAAACAAAGGATTATTAAAAAGAATAACCACTGAGGTCAGCGTTGACCTGGAAATTACGGAAATTACCGATCGTGTTTGCAAAATGGGCGGTCCCACCCTGCTGTTTGAAAATGTTAAGGGCTATGACATGCCGGTGGTGACTAACCTGATGGGTTCCTTGGAACACATGAAACTGGCCCTGCAGGTTAACCACCTGGATGATATCGGCCGGCAAATTATGGAGTTTCTGCAGCCCCCCGAACTGCCTACCGGTTTTATAGATAAACTGAAAGCCTTACCCAAGCTGGCTCAGCTTTCTTCATTTATTCCCAAAACAGTTCGCACCGGTCCGTGTAAAGAAGTAATTATCAAAGATAAGCCTTCACTGGCTGCGTTGCCGGTGCTTAAATGCTGGCCTCTGGACGGCGGTCCTTTTATTACCCTGCCTTTGGTGTTTACCAAAGATCCGGATACCGGCAGAAGAAATGTCGGTATGTATCGCATGCAGGTATACGACGAAACCACCACCGGTATGCACTGGCACAAACATAAAGACGGTGCGGAAAACTACCGCAAACAAAAAAACAAAAAGCAACGGCTGGAAGTAGCAGTGGCCCTGGGTGCTGACCCGGCCTGTATTTTCTCAGCCATTGCCCCCATGCCGCCGGGTATAGATGAAATGCTGTTGGCGGGCTTTATCCGCAAGGAACCGGTGGAAATGGTAAAATGCGAAACGGTGGATATTGAAGTGCCGGCCAGGTCGGAGATCATTTTAGAGGGTTATGTTGATCCGGCAGAAACCCGCTGGGAAGGACCTTTTGGCGACCACACCGGCTATTATTCGCTGGCTGATTACTATCCGGTCTTTCACCTGACCTGCATTACGCACCGCAAGCGGCCTATCTACCCCGCAACCATCGTGGGCAAGCCCCCTATCGAGGATAATTTTATCGGCAAGGCCATTGAAAGAACTTTTTTACCATTGTTGCGCTTGCAGTTGCCGGAAGTGGTAGATATGAACATGCCGCCGGAAGGCGTGTTTCACAACTGTGTTATCGTTTCCATTAAAAAGCGCTATCCCGGCCATGCCAAAAAGGTAATGAATGCCCTGTGGGGTATGGGACAGATGATGTTTGCCAAATTAATTGTTGTGGTGGATGATCATGTGGACGTTCAGAATCTTTCGGAGGTGGCCTGGCGCGTTTTTAATAACATTGATGCCCGGCGAGATGTATTAATTGTAGACGGCCCCCTGGATGCCCTGGATCATTCTTCGCCAACCCCCTATTATGGG